In the genome of Diaphorobacter sp. HDW4A, the window GTGCGCGGCCCCAGCCATTCGGTCGCCAGTTCGGCGGCCCGATGGCGGAAGCCATCGGCGATGTAGTCGCCCGCGATGATGAGGTCTTTGCTGGTGTCGTCGCGCCCGCGCACGACGATGTGCGTATGCGGGTTGTCGGTGTTCCAGTGGTTGACGGCCACCCAATCGAGGCCCGTGCCCAGGTCGGCCTCCATGCGGCCCATGAGGTGCCGCGTGTAGGTGCGCAGGTCTTTGAGTTCCGCGCCATCCTCGGGCGAGAGGATGAAGCGGAAATGATGCCGGTCCTCGGCGCAGCGTTCCTTGAAGGCATCGAGGTCGGCGGCATCGGTCTGCGGCCCGTAGGCTTGGCCCGGCTCTCCGTCGCGGCCCACGCCATCGCGCTCGATGTAGCGCAGGTGCTTGGCGAGCGACTGCGGGCTGGCCCGCTGCTGGTTGACCAGCAAGGTCTTGATGGTGACGCGCCGCGATAGGGACGTCAGCTTCGCGCCCGCGAAGCGCGCCGCTGTGTGACCGCGCCCCAGGCGCGAACCGGGACGCTGGCCGGTTCCAGCGCCCTTGCCAGCTCCTCCAGGGCTGCGCACGGAGGACTTGCCGCTGCTGGCCTTGCCGGCCTGTTTGAGTACCTTGGAAACGAAGCCCTGGCCCCGGTGCTTCGGGGCGCTGGGACGGATGCGGAAATCATCGTCGCGGCGGTCGGTCATGGTTGTCTCCCCGGGAAGTTGAGGCGTGTCCGGTCGTGCGAAGCACTCGGACACGCCTGCATTGGCGCGGGCCTCGCGCCACAGGCGGCACGGCGGCGAAGCCGCGCCGTGCTGCGCCAACCCCACGTGCAGACTGGCTTTCGACGCGGCCCGGTGCCGCGTCCTTTTGTCTTGCCTTCCGCATTGGCCTCCCTTCGCGCCCCAGGTTCTCGCTCTCGCCCCCTGCGGTCTGGTGGCGCTGCTGTGTGAGCAGCCAGCGCCCCAGCGAATGCGGCCAGGGCCACAGGCCCGGCACGTTCGAGGCAAGACGCCTGCACGTTGGACGGCGGTATGGAATGCAGGGCCAGATGCAGGACCGGATGCAGCGCGGTGTGCCGTGCTAAGACACGGGCACGCCATGTGCGGCGACGCGGCACCTGTATCCGAGCGAACACGCCTGATAGCACGACGGGCTGCACGCCGATGCGCAGCGAGTCGACGGCCTGCGGTGCAATCAGTGGCACATCGGACAGCAACGCAGAATGCCGCGCAAAGTACCGCGTGAAGTGCGGTGCGAATGCACGCGCACGACATGCGCGAGTGCGCGACGCCATGCACCGAGACGACATGCCCGGTGGCACGATGCAATGCACGGCGACGTGCAGCGCGAGTGCGGCGGTCATGGCTGTTTCTCCAGCCAGACCGGCTGCGCCACGCCGGTCACATTGGACACACTCACCGGCCCAAAATACCGGCTGTCGAATGACGCCGGATTGGTGCTGCTCAGCAGAAACAGCTCACCCGCTTCAAGGCGGCGGCAGTGCGGCCAGAATGGCAGCGGCCGGCCCAGCCGGTCAGCAGGCAGCAAGGCGGCCACCGGCACGCCGTCGATCCACACCAGCGCATCGAAGATGCACACATGCTGCGGTGCCATGGCGCCCACACGCTTGAGCAGCGGCACGCGCGCCGGCAAGTAGCGGCGCTGCGCGGCCAGCGCGGCAGCGTCTGGCGGCAGTGTGGTCAGGACAATGGCGCCGACGCGCAGCGCATCGGGTGGCCCGACGTGATACCAGCCGACCGCCACGCTGTCGGACGGGTTGTAGACTAGGCGTGGCAGCGGCCGCACAAAAGACGCCCAGGCCAGCGCAGCGAGGCCGCAGGCGGACAGGCACGCCAGCACGAGGCGAGCGCGCAGGCGCGAGCGAGGACGCAACGCGCCACCGGACGTACTGGCAATGGTGGAGAGGATCGTCATGGCAGTGCCCTCCCTGCCAGACAGGCGGCGTGCCTCTCGGCGGTGTATTCAGGCAACGGCAGGCGCGCAGCGAGCCGGTTGGCGAGCGTGCGCCAGTACGCGGGCGAGACGGTAGCAGGCGCGATGCCCAGCGCTTCGATGGCGTCGATGCGCTCCAGCACGGCTCGCACCTGGTTTTCGCCCTCGGCGTGCAGCAGCAGGCGCGCGCCCGGCTGCACGCCGGGGATGCGCTGCGCGCCATCCAAGGGCGTGCACGTCTGCATCACCATGAGCTGCCAGCGGATCGTGCCGTAGTCGTTGGACTGCCAGCGGATGCGGCAGAACACGGCATTTGGCAGGAACACCGCGCAGCGCCGCCAGCGGTCGAACCGAATGATGTGCGCCGGCTCGCCGAAGCGCAGATAAATTTCGATGCGCTGGTCCACATAGGCCAGTGCAACGCGCGTCAGCGGCATTGAGGCTGGTTGCGCAGCAAGCGCGGCCAGCAGTGGCGACGGTGCCGCCGTGGCCGCGTCAGCGGCAGGCAAAGCGGATGCAGTCATGATGTTTGCTCCGGGAACTCCCGTTTCAGCAATGCGCGCAGCAGGTCGGCCACCGTCACGCCCTGCGTGAAGGCCGACACCTTGATGCGCGAGCGCATGGCGGGCGTGATGTCGAGGGTCAGGCGGGCAGTGAACACATCGCCCTTGGTGAGTGCATCGGCATCGCCCTGGCGAATCCAGGCTTCAGCCTGTGGATTCGAGGGCGGACGTGCACCGATACCGACACGTTTGGCCGGGCGCTTGCTGCCGGGCTGCGTGGTTGGTGGCTTCGCTGTCATGACGGCCACCGCAGCAGTTCATCGACCAGCGCGGTGATTTCGCGAGCGGCGGCGCTGTCGGGCGCCGTCTCGCGTGCAAGCCGGCCAGCGGCCACGCTGTCGGCGAACACGATGCGCTGACGCACTTCCGAGCGCAGCGCGGGCAGCGGTTGCTCGGCCAGAGCGCCGCGCGCTTCGCGCCCGATCACGGTGGTGCTCACGCGCCGATTGATGACGAAGGCTGCGCGCAGCTGCGGCCGGAACACCTGCGCCTCGCGGATCAGCGCCACCATCTCGGCGCTGGCCCAGAGGTCATAGGGGCTGGGCTGTACCGGAATCAGCACCCGGTCGGCCGCCAGCAGCGCAGAGCGCGCCAAGGCCGCAATCCTGGGTGGCCCATCAATCACGACGTGATCGGCCCGCCTGGCGAGTTCTGGCGCTTCCTGGTGCAGGGTTTCGCGGGCGAGGCCCACGGCGCTGAATAGCCTTGGCAGACCTTGCTGGCTTCTGCGCTGCGTCCAGTCCAGCGCGGAGCCCTGCGGGTCGGCATCCAGCAGGATGACCGACTGCCCGCGCATCGCCAGCTCGCCGGCGATGTGGGTGGCGAGCGTGGTCTTGCCCACGCCGCCTTTCTGGTTGAGCAGAGCAACGATCATGGCCTGGCCCTCCGTGTCGGAAAGCCCGGCTGTTGCCGCTGCGATTTTGGCCTCGCGGTGGTTGTCCACTGTGGCACGGCGCTTCTACTACCAGTTAGATGAATTACGTTAGGTAAGTTAAGGGGGGCGCAAACCCAATGCCGGCGCGGCCTGACGGCCGATTCGTACTCCTGATAGCACGAGGGTCGTACTCCTGATAGCACGAGACCCCGTACTCCCGATAGCACGAGTCCGTCCACAGGCTGCGCACCGGTTATCACCGTGCCGTGGGCGGCACGGCGCGGAACGTCAGCAGCTCGGCCCCATCGTCCGGCATCCGCTCGATCCCCAGGACGTAGCCGGGCAGCGACTGCCGCGCGACCAGCGCGCGCAGGTCGTAGGCGAAGTCCGAGAACCGCGTGCTGCTGCCCGACTTGCGGTACAGGTGCCGGAAGTCGAACTGCCAGCCCTCCGGCTGACGCCCTCCGTGCTTCCTCACCAGGCGGTACAGCCAGCGCTCGATGCCCCCGGTGAGCCGGAAGTACGCCGGGTCGATGGTCAGCACCAGTGCCGCATCCAGCACGCCCGCGTAGAACCAGTCGGGCAGGATCAGCTCCAGCCCGAGCGGCGTGCCGCGAGCGTCGGCCAGCTCCTTCCATTCGTTGATCCACGAGAAGCGGTGCAACCGCCTTCCCGTGGTCTCCCGGATCGAAGTAGCCACCGTCGTGGACTGCAGGCGATCCAGCGCGGCCTTGAGGCGCTGGTAGTCGCGCAGCGACGTACCGCGCCCGATGAAGCGCAGGATCTCGTAGGGCCGCACTTGCATCAGCCGCGACGGGTGCAGGCCCGCGTCGCGCGCCTGCACGATCTGGCTGGCGGCCCAGATCAGGATGTCCGCATCCCAGATCGTGGCGATGCCATGCTCCTGGGTACCCTCCACGCGGATCGTGACTCCTCCTGCCTGGAAGTCGATGGGCGCCACGCGCCGCGACTTCGCCAGCGAGAAGAACGGAAAAGCCATCAGGTCCTGGCTGTCGCGCGGCGCCATGTCGCCCGGCAGGGCGCGGAACAGGTCGAGCTGTTCGCGCTCCTGCCGGACGGCCCCTGAGGGGCTGGACATGGCGATGGCCTCCCGCGCTCCAGCGCTTAGCGCGCACGGCTGTCCGCCGAGTGATGCTCGGCGTACTCGGGATCGGACGTGGACTCGAAGCTGCGCTCGGCGGCCCAGGCATCGAGATCGGCCACGGCGTACATGACGCGCCTGCCGAACTTGCGGAACTTGGGACCACCCCCGAACACGCGTTGCTTTTCCAGCGTGCGCGGGGACAGGCGCAGGTAGTCAGCGGCTTCGTCGTTGGTGAGGTAACGCTGCGGTTGTGCGGCAGCGGTCGAGGCAGTGCCTGTAGCGGCGGCAGGCCGCAAGGGAGCAGGACGCATGGTGAGAACCTCCATAGCTTTCAAAGCTCCGGCCACACAGCGCAACCGGATAGAGGCAGTCTCAGAAAACGAAGCCCTCTTGCTCAGGGTCGTTTTGCGTCCCCTTCAAAACGACCCTTCTCAAGCGGTGGCAGTTGTGCTAGGTGGCGATAGCCGCCGCGCATCAACGCCTCACCGCGCCGCACCAGGCGGCGCACCTTGGAGCGCAGGCCTCCGTCGCTGTACCAACCGGCTGCCGCATCCACGCCGAACAGCCCCTCGGCGATCTGGTGCAAGGACGCACCCGCCAGGGTGGCGTCGAGCGCCTGCAGGGTGTGCAACTCCAGCAAGGCCGCGGGCGGAGGCCGGGGCCAGGCCGCCGATGGGGCATCGGACGCCGGCCCGCCAGACGGCTGTATGGCAATGCCGTCGCTATGTCCGCGACAGGCATGGACGACCGCCATGCCGTGCTCCAGGCCCGGCGCGAGCGCATAGCGCTGCCAATACCCCGGACTGCGCGCGATCAGCGCCAGGCCCTTGCCGTCATGCTGCAGGTGCTTGTGGCCTGGGATACGCCAGAGGTCGAATGCCATGGCATCGGCGGGCGGGTCGGCATCCGGGTAGAGCTGCACCACGGAGTGCGACCCCGGTAGCCAGGCCGGATGCGCGTCCCGCGCATCGAGATCCGGGTTTTCCAAAAGGCGCAGGCCCCATCGGGGCGCTGCGGGCTGTTCGGCGGGCGGTACTGCCCGCGCGCGGCGATGACGGCGCTGCCAGTCAAGCCGGTAGTCCGGGTGCCTGCGCAGGTACTCCCAGGCCAGGGCCAGCGCATCCAGCCACAGGATGTAGAGGTAGGCAGCGGTGGGATACCAGTGCGCGTGGTGGTGCGCATAGAGCTGGGGATCGACCATGGCGAAGGCTCCCGTCCAGTAGCAGGGACGCCGCCACGAGCCAACATGCGGAGCTATCGCATCGGGCTCCCACCATCCTCAAAACCGGGGTAGGATGTAAGCATTGGTAATCACAGGCCTGTCAAGAACCATTAGCTCTGGTGTATTGCAAAATTCGTCTAAATGCGGCGGCCGCGATGCCTACAACCGCTTCGCGGCAAGTACCACCATGCCGCAAACCGCTTGAAAGATCGTGACTGTTTGAGTCACAGCAATATCGATCTGACGCAAGAATGCCGATTCAGACCGAATTTGTCTGAGACCTGACCCAAATAGTCTCAATCCGCCAGGCCTGGCCGTGGCGGGAACGGCTCAATCGACGATGGCGCCGTTTTCCTGCGCGAGCCGCAGATATTCGGACAGGGGCCGCACTGCCTTGAAATACCGATCCCGCAGGATGGGCTGTTTGTTCGGGCCGACGATGGAAGCCAGATCAGAAAGCCGGATTTCTCCCAGCTCAGGCATGCCGATGCCCACGTCCATGATCCCGAAAGCGGTATCCCCGTCTGCGGGATCGAGAGATACCAGCAGCCAGGTGGCATGCGCGTCCGGTGTGAAAAGACGCACTACCGGTAGCGGGTCGATGGGCAGGCCCGCCGCACGGCTTTGGCCATGGGCCAGCAGTTCGGCGCGTTCCTGCTCGGTCGTCAGTGGGTCGGTCATGGCTCAGTCCCCCAAAACGGCAATAATGCGCCCGCATGCCTCGACCCCCAAGAGGCAAACGCAAACCATCGTCAAGCCTGTGGCAAAAGCACGGATGCGTCTTGCCTCGAATCCGCCAAAGCGTGAAAGCGCAAAGCCGCTTCCACGAATCTGGTGAAAACCACGGATGCGGTTTCGTTCCTCTGTGGGAACCCGCAAAGGCGGATTTCTGTAAAAGAGCAAAACCGGAAAACCCCAGGCTGTGAACACTATAGATTGTAGCTCTATAGAACGCAATCGGCTGTCATCTTGGATTTTGAGGAGATCCAAGGTTGGCAGCGAAGCACACATTGTCGGAGGCATTGAAGACCATCCGAAAGGCGCGGGGTTTGAGCCAGGAAGACTTCTCGGACGTCTCCAGCCGCACCTACATGAGTACGCTGGAGCGCGACCTCAAGAGCCCCACCTTGAACAAGCTGGCCGAGCTGTGTGAGGTCATGGAGGTCCACCCCCTGACGCTGCTGACACTGGCCTACGGTGGGGATGACAAGGGCGTCGATGCCCTCATTGCTCGCGTCAAAAGTGAGATCGCCATGCTGAAAGAGGCAGCGCCCACTCGCTGACCCGTGATCCCATTTCAGTTCTCCGAATCCGAATATCGACATGCTCAATCACTACAGATCGCCGTACCCCAACTACATCCACCAGCTTTTCATCACGCCGTCCAAGCACTTGTACGTCTTGAAGGACAAGCGCCTGAAATGGCAAAGCAAAGCCTTGGAGGTAAAGCTTGACAGCATTGAGGACGCAGAACGGGAGCACTTGGTCTACTACGTCCTGGCTGACCACACCTCCGCCGCGTTTTACGCGGAGGTTGGCACCAGCAAAACGTTGGTGCACCCAACAGAGTTTCTGACGCGGGCGTGGTCACAGAAGCCGGACTTCTTTTTCCACGGAATCCCGGAAAACCTGATCGTGCCCACCGCCGTGTCAAAAAAGTACCCGAATGTTGAAGGCTGGCTCCAACAATTGGGTGTTCGCATCGTTCCACCGCCCAGCGGCTTCTATGCTGGCATCCACCAGGTCAAGAACTGGGAAAAGGACGTAGCGAACCACATCAGCTTTCATGAGTATCTTGAGAAAACGCCGTGCACGTTGGAGGTGCTGCGCTCAAAGAACTTGCGAATGCTGGAGATGGCCAACGACAGTCAGATCAATCGGCCCGGCATTCGCATGACCCGGAAGCAGCTTTGGGAGCTGCCTGTTGAAGGTCGGCCACCGCTTCGGGTCATGGCGTGAACGGTCAGGCGGCCAACTGACTTGCGGAAAACTCGCGCCAAGCCTCTCTCAGTGCTCGCACCACATGGTCTCCATGCCGGGAGAGGTAGCGTTCAAGTTCTCGGCGGTTGCTAGCCCCAGTGGGAAATGTCTTGTCGCGTCTAGCATCCACCGCGAGATCGCCGACCGGATCACCCCTGTCAACCTGGGTGAGCAGCCACCGATGAAACGGTGCGCGCGCTGCTTCCTTCGCATCGCGCTCGGCCATGGCGATGCCGGCCAGAAGGTTTACCGCATCAGCAGGCCGGCGCCAGTTGACCTTCGACTCCAGCGACCGCTGGTTCCAGCGATCGAGCGATCCCAAATAACGCTCGCCATGCGTTTCGCCTCGATGCTGCTGCGGATCATCGAAATGCTCCGCCTCCGTGAAGACATCACATCGAGCGCAGTAGAAAAGAGCCGGGTTGTCTTCGTCCTGATCTCCATGCAGGTAATACCTGCCCTGGCTTGAGGGTGCAGACTTGCGCAGCATCGGAGATGCGCCCTTGATGGCAGGCGCAGCGCCGCTGTGCTTGACCAGCAGAGACCAGTTCTTGAAGCCCTGCTGGGCTGCAATGCGATCCAATGCTTCGCTATGGGGAATGGAAAGCTCACGGACGAGCTTCTTGGCTTCGCGCTTGAAGCGGTCGATTTGAGAAGATGAGAATGAAACGGCCATGGGTTGAACTCCGCGGTCGCAGTGACTTCGATGCGCCCACACACCGAGTCAGCAACGACCATAGGGTCAAGCCAAGACTCGCTTATTTCGTGCTGTCGAAACGACTTCGCCTTGTGGGCGGGCAGGCCTGCAAGAAGGCCTGCGTCCAGTTTACACGCTTCGTGCACCTTGGCGACAGAAGTAACTCTGTGTCGCTGCGACCTTGCCTCTCTGACGCCCCGCCAAAGCGGGGCGCTGCGGCGGTTACGCCGCCTGGGGCTTGCTACGCGACCAGATCAGGTCGTGCGTGCCGTCCTCGCCCTCGATCAGGCGGGCATAGACCGTGGCCGGGAACGAAGGATCGTCGAGGGTCACGGAGATGTACTCCCGCCCGGCCTCGCTGGTCTTCTTCCACGCCGCGCCGATGTCGTGGCTGGCGGCCTGTAGGCGGAAGTCCGGGGCCTTCTCGTTGTCGCCCTTGTCGTTGGGCACCAGCTTGACCTTGACGTTGAGCGTCAGGGTGCGAAGCGTGCCGGTGAAGCCGTCTTTGTCTGCGGTGAAGGTGCCGATGTTGGCCATGATGAAACTCCTTACGGTGGAACAAGGTTCGCGCCCATCGCGTCCTTGTTGTGATCCGGTCGGCGGGGGACGGGCGGGCTGCACCGCTTGCGGCCGCAACGCAGTGGAGGGCCGGGAGGCGAAAAGAATTTGTCCCGCGAGGAATGCGCCGAACGCAGTGACAAAGCAGGGGAAATTGTTTTCGCCGGACGGTTGCAGCCATGAAGCCCGAGGCGCAGCCGCGCCCCTGCCAGGATTCACAACCAGACAAGGACGCCTTGGGCCGAACCACCCCCAAACCGAAAGGAGACATGGCCGACTCGGCATCCCCGCCCGAAGGCTGCACCGGCTCGCCCACTGACGCGGACCAGGTCAACCACCCAACCACAGGCGAGAACGCCCCCGCCGCACCGTGCGGCGCCGGTCTTGAGGCGTGGCGTGGAAGCTCCATGGCGATGCCGGGCGGGTTGTCCGTGAACCGTCCTTCGTGACGTGATGGGCACGAACCGCCAGCGTTGAGGACAGCAGGCATTCGCACAACCTGCCGCAGCAAGCGCCAGCGTGTTCGCCAGCGCGCTGCCTACGTGGTGGGGCGCTGGCCGGGCCGATCCGCGCAGCCGGTTCGGCGGCATCGAGGGGCGCCAAGCTGTGCGCGGCGGGGATAGCCCGCAGGGCTTTCCCCTGGAGGCAAACGCAGTGCGCAGCGCAGCAGACGCGAAGGCGTGAGGGATTGAAGCCGAATGGCCGTGACGGCAAAGACGGCACGGGGCGCAGCCCGAAAGCCCGGCGGCGCTGCGCGCCGACACGCGCAAACAATCACGACATACAACCGAAAACTGGAATTAGCGCGACAGGGGAATTGCTTGGAGCGAAAGTTTAGGATGTCTCATAAAACGATCACGTAACAGTTCGGCAGACAAGGAATGAAGTGAGATGGTCCCTCTTCCAGACACTACAACAAAGAAATTTTTGGGCATATGGCGGCGCGCATTGGCGCTACCAGCCCTAACAGGCTGCTGAAATACCGCCCGCCGACACCGGCGTTGTCGGAATTCCAGCGATTCGGGTAGGGATTTGGTATTCGACGACCCGTTTCGAGGCCGATTCGTGCCTTCCGAAGGTCGTTTGGAGCACCTTTTGGCTCATCCTGCCCCCTGCGGACGGACTTGTGCCAGTGTGCGCATGCGCACGAGGTTGTAGGCGGCCATGTTCAGCACGAACATTTGGTCGACCCGCTTGAGCCCGCGCACCATCACCTGCCGGATCTGGCCAATGGTCTTGGCCCAGCCGAAGCCTTGTTCGATGCGCTTTCTGCGCTGCAATGACATGCCGTAGCCCTCGGTCTGCGCAATCTCGTCAGGCACCGCCGAGCGCCGGTTGGACTTGTTCTTCGCCACATGCGGCGTGACCTTCATCTTCTGCAACTCGGCGATGAACTCCGCGGCGTCGTAGCCCTTATCGGCACCCAGGGTAATCGCCGCTTCTGGGTGGGCCTGCCTGGCGTCGTTGATCATGGCCTTGGCCGCCACCCGCTCGGCGTGGCCGTCGGCCTGCGTGACGGTGGCGTTGACGATCAAGCCGTTGCGGTTCTCCATCAGCGTGTGGCCCATGAAGCGCAGTTCGCTGGCCGTCTTGCCCTTGCGGTACAGCCGGCTGTCCGGGTCGGTCTTGGAGGCATGGGTGTCGTTGCTGCGTGACTGGCCCCGGAAGTCTTTGCTGCTGCCGGCCTTGTTGGCGTCCTCGCCGGGGGAGTCGTTGGCGGCTGCATTGGTGACGGCCGTGTCGGTGTCGGTGGCGTTGCCATCGGCATCGTCATCGTCCT includes:
- a CDS encoding S26 family signal peptidase, whose protein sequence is MTILSTIASTSGGALRPRSRLRARLVLACLSACGLAALAWASFVRPLPRLVYNPSDSVAVGWYHVGPPDALRVGAIVLTTLPPDAAALAAQRRYLPARVPLLKRVGAMAPQHVCIFDALVWIDGVPVAALLPADRLGRPLPFWPHCRRLEAGELFLLSSTNPASFDSRYFGPVSVSNVTGVAQPVWLEKQP
- a CDS encoding DUF2840 domain-containing protein, which produces MTASALPAADAATAAPSPLLAALAAQPASMPLTRVALAYVDQRIEIYLRFGEPAHIIRFDRWRRCAVFLPNAVFCRIRWQSNDYGTIRWQLMVMQTCTPLDGAQRIPGVQPGARLLLHAEGENQVRAVLERIDAIEALGIAPATVSPAYWRTLANRLAARLPLPEYTAERHAACLAGRALP
- a CDS encoding chromosome partitioning protein ParB; the encoded protein is MTAKPPTTQPGSKRPAKRVGIGARPPSNPQAEAWIRQGDADALTKGDVFTARLTLDITPAMRSRIKVSAFTQGVTVADLLRALLKREFPEQTS
- the parA gene encoding ParA family partition ATPase — its product is MIVALLNQKGGVGKTTLATHIAGELAMRGQSVILLDADPQGSALDWTQRRSQQGLPRLFSAVGLARETLHQEAPELARRADHVVIDGPPRIAALARSALLAADRVLIPVQPSPYDLWASAEMVALIREAQVFRPQLRAAFVINRRVSTTVIGREARGALAEQPLPALRSEVRQRIVFADSVAAGRLARETAPDSAAAREITALVDELLRWPS
- a CDS encoding replication initiator protein A is translated as MSSPSGAVRQEREQLDLFRALPGDMAPRDSQDLMAFPFFSLAKSRRVAPIDFQAGGVTIRVEGTQEHGIATIWDADILIWAASQIVQARDAGLHPSRLMQVRPYEILRFIGRGTSLRDYQRLKAALDRLQSTTVATSIRETTGRRLHRFSWINEWKELADARGTPLGLELILPDWFYAGVLDAALVLTIDPAYFRLTGGIERWLYRLVRKHGGRQPEGWQFDFRHLYRKSGSSTRFSDFAYDLRALVARQSLPGYVLGIERMPDDGAELLTFRAVPPTAR
- a CDS encoding AlpA family transcriptional regulator, whose translation is MRPAPLRPAAATGTASTAAAQPQRYLTNDEAADYLRLSPRTLEKQRVFGGGPKFRKFGRRVMYAVADLDAWAAERSFESTSDPEYAEHHSADSRAR
- a CDS encoding DUF2285 domain-containing protein, translated to MVDPQLYAHHHAHWYPTAAYLYILWLDALALAWEYLRRHPDYRLDWQRRHRRARAVPPAEQPAAPRWGLRLLENPDLDARDAHPAWLPGSHSVVQLYPDADPPADAMAFDLWRIPGHKHLQHDGKGLALIARSPGYWQRYALAPGLEHGMAVVHACRGHSDGIAIQPSGGPASDAPSAAWPRPPPAALLELHTLQALDATLAGASLHQIAEGLFGVDAAAGWYSDGGLRSKVRRLVRRGEALMRGGYRHLAQLPPLEKGRFEGDAKRP
- a CDS encoding DUF2958 domain-containing protein, producing the protein MTDPLTTEQERAELLAHGQSRAAGLPIDPLPVVRLFTPDAHATWLLVSLDPADGDTAFGIMDVGIGMPELGEIRLSDLASIVGPNKQPILRDRYFKAVRPLSEYLRLAQENGAIVD
- a CDS encoding helix-turn-helix domain-containing protein; translated protein: MAAKHTLSEALKTIRKARGLSQEDFSDVSSRTYMSTLERDLKSPTLNKLAELCEVMEVHPLTLLTLAYGGDDKGVDALIARVKSEIAMLKEAAPTR
- a CDS encoding YozE family protein, with protein sequence MAVSFSSSQIDRFKREAKKLVRELSIPHSEALDRIAAQQGFKNWSLLVKHSGAAPAIKGASPMLRKSAPSSQGRYYLHGDQDEDNPALFYCARCDVFTEAEHFDDPQQHRGETHGERYLGSLDRWNQRSLESKVNWRRPADAVNLLAGIAMAERDAKEAARAPFHRWLLTQVDRGDPVGDLAVDARRDKTFPTGASNRRELERYLSRHGDHVVRALREAWREFSASQLAA
- a CDS encoding DUF736 domain-containing protein, translated to MANIGTFTADKDGFTGTLRTLTLNVKVKLVPNDKGDNEKAPDFRLQAASHDIGAAWKKTSEAGREYISVTLDDPSFPATVYARLIEGEDGTHDLIWSRSKPQAA
- a CDS encoding IS5 family transposase, with product MRGPDTFTESLFNVKRLDDFVPASHPLRLIRVMVNEALEKLEDLFAGMYEDASKGGRPSIAPQKLLRAMLLQVLYSVRSERLLMEQVQYNLLFRWFIGLSMDDSVWVPTVFSKNRERLIKHDAVVAFFNEVLVQAECKNWLSQEHFSVDGTLIQAWAGHKSFVRKDDDDADGNATDTDTAVTNAAANDSPGEDANKAGSSKDFRGQSRSNDTHASKTDPDSRLYRKGKTASELRFMGHTLMENRNGLIVNATVTQADGHAERVAAKAMINDARQAHPEAAITLGADKGYDAAEFIAELQKMKVTPHVAKNKSNRRSAVPDEIAQTEGYGMSLQRRKRIEQGFGWAKTIGQIRQVMVRGLKRVDQMFVLNMAAYNLVRMRTLAQVRPQGAG